A single genomic interval of Brevibacillus brevis harbors:
- the phnX gene encoding phosphonoacetaldehyde hydrolase, which yields MKAVVFDWAGTMVDYGCFAPLAVFLQVFKKRGIKLTAAEAREPMGMLKRDHIQALCKMERVAALWQERYGRLPNEADVDELYADFEPMLMATLHEYATPVPGAMELVGRLREQGIKIGSTTGYTREMMNVVAASAKQQGYEPDALVTPSEVPAGRPYPWMCYQNAILLDVYPMNEMVKVGDTTSDMKEGRNAGMWTVGVLKGGSELGLSLEEVTSMPQEELDKRLAIATERLMAAGAHYVIEEIGCLDEVLKKIEMRHAGGERP from the coding sequence ATGAAAGCAGTCGTATTTGATTGGGCAGGAACGATGGTAGATTACGGATGTTTCGCTCCTTTAGCTGTCTTTTTGCAGGTGTTCAAAAAACGGGGGATTAAGCTGACAGCAGCAGAAGCGCGCGAACCGATGGGGATGCTCAAGCGCGATCATATCCAGGCGCTGTGCAAAATGGAGCGGGTAGCAGCGCTATGGCAAGAGCGTTACGGTCGACTTCCGAATGAAGCGGATGTGGACGAATTGTACGCGGACTTCGAACCGATGCTGATGGCGACGCTGCACGAGTATGCCACTCCTGTTCCGGGAGCAATGGAATTGGTAGGGCGACTGCGCGAGCAAGGAATCAAAATCGGATCGACCACAGGCTACACGAGGGAAATGATGAACGTCGTTGCAGCATCGGCTAAACAACAGGGCTACGAACCAGATGCACTTGTCACTCCAAGTGAAGTGCCTGCTGGACGTCCATATCCATGGATGTGCTATCAAAATGCGATCCTGCTGGACGTATATCCAATGAACGAGATGGTCAAAGTCGGTGATACGACAAGCGATATGAAAGAAGGAAGAAACGCCGGGATGTGGACCGTTGGCGTTCTGAAGGGTGGAAGCGAGCTTGGCCTGTCCTTGGAGGAAGTGACGAGTATGCCACAGGAAGAGCTGGATAAAAGGCTGGCTATCGCAACAGAACGACTGATGGCGGCGGGTGCGCACTACGTGATCGAGGAGATCGGATGCTTGGATGAGGTGCTGAAAAAGATCGAGATGCGTCATGCAGGAGGAGAGAGACCATGA
- a CDS encoding putative 2-aminoethylphosphonate ABC transporter ATP-binding protein, which yields MTQSYLSIQGVSKRFGLFAALEHISIEIDKNEFVCLLGPSGCGKTTLLRMLAGLEQPTTGKMILGGREITSLPPAKRNIAMMFQSYALFPNLTAAENIAFGLQEKKLAKKEIAAKVEEALDMVDLSHAAAKYPSQLSGGQQQRIALARAIALSPDVLLLDEPLSALDAKVRQKLRREIRRLHEQYGMTTVMVTHDQDEALTMADKIVVMDHGEVVQVGTPEEIYNKPATPFVADFIGAINFFEYSRFEKAQSDPNRLLAIRPEHVRLLQQESECAIPATISEIEFRGAFYRIFLEWQEEGQIKKELLTIDLIAAEAQRLGIARGKKVWLEFPLENLLTFEHAPAIEEQG from the coding sequence ATGACACAATCCTATCTATCCATTCAAGGGGTCAGTAAACGCTTTGGTTTGTTTGCCGCATTGGAGCACATTTCCATCGAAATTGACAAGAATGAATTTGTTTGTCTGCTCGGTCCCAGTGGCTGCGGTAAAACGACATTACTGAGAATGCTGGCTGGATTGGAGCAGCCGACGACAGGCAAGATGATCCTGGGAGGCAGGGAGATTACTTCCCTGCCACCAGCAAAACGAAACATTGCGATGATGTTCCAGTCGTACGCCTTGTTTCCCAATTTGACGGCTGCTGAAAACATTGCCTTTGGCCTGCAAGAAAAGAAGCTAGCGAAAAAAGAGATCGCAGCCAAAGTAGAAGAGGCGCTAGACATGGTGGATTTGTCTCATGCCGCCGCCAAATATCCCAGTCAGCTCTCAGGCGGTCAACAGCAGCGAATTGCCTTGGCGCGAGCGATTGCACTATCGCCGGATGTCCTGCTTTTAGATGAACCACTATCCGCATTAGATGCAAAGGTAAGACAAAAGCTGCGCCGGGAGATTCGGCGTTTGCATGAGCAGTACGGCATGACAACAGTGATGGTCACCCATGACCAGGATGAGGCATTGACCATGGCTGACAAGATCGTCGTCATGGATCACGGCGAGGTCGTTCAGGTAGGCACACCCGAGGAGATCTATAACAAACCAGCCACTCCGTTTGTTGCTGATTTTATCGGAGCGATCAACTTTTTTGAGTACAGTCGCTTTGAGAAGGCACAATCTGATCCGAATCGCTTACTTGCGATCAGACCGGAGCATGTGCGGCTTTTGCAGCAAGAATCCGAATGCGCCATACCTGCGACAATTTCTGAGATAGAATTTCGCGGTGCTTTTTACCGAATCTTTCTGGAATGGCAAGAGGAAGGCCAGATAAAAAAAGAGCTTCTGACAATCGATTTGATAGCGGCCGAGGCACAAAGACTTGGAATTGCCCGAGGCAAAAAGGTGTGGTTGGAGTTTCCGCTGGAGAATTTGCTGACCTTTGAGCATGCGCCAGCCATAGAGGAACAGGGGTGA
- a CDS encoding putative 2-aminoethylphosphonate ABC transporter substrate-binding protein produces the protein MKKWHYPLLASVLSIAFLAGCGQAPVSQPNTQASTKESTNASGEITVYTALEDDQIKTYLESFKAKYPDVKVNIVRDSTGIITAKLLAEKDNPQADVVWGTAATSLLVLEQQGMLEGYSPKGIEKVSPEFKDSKEPASWVGIDAWETAVAVNTKELEKRNLPIPRSYEDLIKPEYKGLIVMPNPASSGTGLLTINGIMQLKGEKEGWAYLDKLHENMAIYTHSGSKPAKMAASGEYPIGISFGYRSITEKKKGAPVEVVFPTEGSGWDVEANALIKKSAIKPESKLFLDWAISDEVMKAYNQNFAIVSVKQEGATLPEGYAVDPIKQLIKLDLNQAAQNRDNVLAEWEKRYATKSEPK, from the coding sequence ATGAAGAAATGGCATTATCCTTTACTTGCTTCCGTTCTATCAATCGCGTTTTTAGCAGGGTGTGGACAAGCACCAGTATCACAACCAAACACACAAGCTTCCACAAAGGAAAGTACAAACGCCTCAGGAGAGATTACGGTTTATACAGCTCTGGAGGATGACCAGATCAAAACGTATTTGGAATCCTTTAAAGCGAAATATCCAGATGTAAAGGTCAATATCGTCCGCGATTCTACAGGGATCATCACAGCAAAGCTGCTGGCGGAAAAAGACAATCCACAAGCGGACGTCGTATGGGGAACAGCAGCGACAAGCCTGCTTGTACTCGAACAGCAAGGCATGCTTGAAGGCTATTCGCCAAAAGGAATCGAGAAGGTTTCCCCGGAGTTTAAGGATTCCAAGGAACCTGCAAGCTGGGTAGGAATCGATGCGTGGGAGACTGCGGTAGCGGTCAATACCAAAGAGCTCGAAAAACGCAATTTGCCTATTCCGCGCTCATACGAAGACCTGATCAAGCCGGAGTACAAAGGATTGATCGTGATGCCAAATCCAGCGTCCTCGGGAACTGGGCTTCTCACCATTAACGGAATCATGCAACTAAAAGGGGAGAAAGAAGGCTGGGCGTACCTCGACAAGCTGCATGAAAATATGGCCATCTACACGCATTCCGGCTCGAAGCCAGCGAAAATGGCTGCATCGGGCGAATATCCAATCGGTATTTCCTTTGGCTACCGTTCGATTACCGAGAAGAAAAAAGGCGCACCCGTTGAAGTCGTCTTTCCAACAGAAGGCTCGGGTTGGGATGTAGAGGCGAATGCCTTAATCAAAAAGAGTGCGATCAAACCAGAATCCAAGCTGTTCTTGGACTGGGCCATCTCCGATGAAGTCATGAAAGCCTATAATCAGAACTTTGCTATCGTCAGTGTCAAGCAAGAAGGCGCGACACTCCCAGAAGGCTACGCAGTAGATCCGATCAAACAATTGATCAAGCTCGACCTGAATCAAGCTGCACAAAATCGAGACAACGTTTTGGCGGAGTGGGAAAAACGATACGCGACTAAGAGCGAACCCAAGTAA
- a CDS encoding pentapeptide repeat-containing protein has protein sequence MNLKVEPLDLQMADISRSRWQEVKAEELDMENVSLAKTRMNNVNISQMTLNDVNMSGIKISNTNLSGAGIQHANFSHAVIDHVHLFGTEFHNVVLPMEGDGTYNPDGQYKPVSFHSCNLSNGQFRKYVCTKKDSVIHSSSKWDELSLLFFPIIYCKAASTAASA, from the coding sequence ATGAACTTGAAGGTGGAACCGTTAGACTTGCAAATGGCGGATATATCAAGATCTAGATGGCAGGAGGTTAAAGCTGAGGAACTTGACATGGAAAATGTCAGCTTGGCGAAGACCAGAATGAATAACGTAAATATAAGTCAAATGACTTTGAATGATGTGAATATGAGTGGAATCAAAATCTCTAACACAAACTTGTCAGGTGCAGGCATTCAGCATGCGAATTTCAGCCACGCTGTTATTGACCACGTCCATTTGTTTGGAACAGAATTTCACAATGTGGTTCTTCCTATGGAGGGAGACGGAACTTATAATCCCGATGGGCAATACAAACCCGTAAGTTTTCATAGCTGTAATCTTTCAAATGGGCAATTCAGAAAGTACGTATGCACAAAAAAAGACTCAGTCATCCATTCTAGTAGCAAATGGGATGAGCTCAGTCTTTTATTTTTTCCTATCATCTACTGCAAAGCAGCCTCCACAGCCGCTTCTGCATGA
- a CDS encoding aspartate/glutamate racemase family protein: MKTIGLIGGMSWESSLVYYRLINETVKERLGGLHSAKSILYSVDFAEIEEMQREGRWEEAGERMASAAKSLEAAGADLIVLCTNTMHKLAYAIEEATSLPFLHIADATAQAIKNHGHKRVALLATRFTMEQDFYTGRLRDVHGLEVLLPDEQERKLVHDIIYHELCVGVIREESKRTYQAIIERLVEEGAEAVILGCTEIGLLITAQDCTVPVFDTTAIHAEAAVEAALQ; encoded by the coding sequence ATGAAAACAATCGGATTAATTGGCGGCATGAGCTGGGAGTCCTCCTTGGTCTACTATCGTTTGATCAATGAAACCGTCAAGGAGAGGCTGGGCGGTTTGCATTCGGCAAAAAGCATCCTGTATTCCGTTGATTTTGCTGAGATCGAAGAAATGCAACGAGAAGGACGATGGGAAGAAGCAGGCGAGCGGATGGCAAGTGCCGCGAAAAGTCTGGAAGCGGCAGGAGCCGACCTGATCGTTCTCTGTACAAATACGATGCACAAGCTGGCGTATGCTATCGAGGAAGCGACCAGCTTGCCATTTCTGCATATCGCGGATGCGACAGCCCAAGCGATCAAAAACCACGGGCACAAGCGAGTAGCACTGCTTGCAACGAGATTTACGATGGAGCAGGATTTCTATACAGGACGTCTGCGTGATGTTCATGGATTAGAGGTACTGCTGCCAGATGAACAAGAGCGAAAACTCGTCCATGACATCATTTATCATGAGCTGTGTGTCGGGGTCATTCGCGAAGAATCCAAACGTACCTACCAGGCGATCATTGAGCGATTGGTCGAGGAAGGGGCTGAGGCAGTCATCCTCGGTTGCACGGAAATCGGTCTATTGATCACAGCCCAAGATTGCACGGTCCCGGTATTTGATACGACTGCGATTCATGCAGAAGCGGCTGTGGAGGCTGCTTTGCAGTAG
- a CDS encoding sugar nucleotide-binding protein — translation MEKCRVLLLGASGYLGSQIYQELLRDNAINLMGTCYSAQAIHQLLRVDVTDTPSFSTILQEFSPHVVIWALMSATDERELIEKGLDGLLSQLPEKSKLIFISTDGIFGRGTGSYREEDPPEPLDERNPLAAYSNAKIRGEARIRERHPNHVIVRVGPIYGRNVVGQWDKRVASMCADLKAGREVSRSGNLYKTFVHVEDVGKAIHELLHGSYLGTLHLGPAQKESYYSFYKKMALALGLNADGVKETLLTEADALGRGIPLDTSLRTKKAHERLQTRFR, via the coding sequence ATGGAGAAATGCCGCGTATTGTTGCTCGGGGCTAGCGGCTACTTGGGAAGTCAAATCTATCAGGAGCTTTTGCGGGATAATGCCATTAATCTGATGGGTACATGCTATTCTGCACAAGCTATCCATCAATTGCTTCGGGTCGATGTAACTGACACCCCTTCTTTTTCAACGATACTGCAAGAGTTTTCACCACATGTTGTCATTTGGGCGTTGATGAGTGCAACAGATGAACGAGAGCTAATAGAAAAAGGCCTGGATGGTCTGCTTTCTCAGTTGCCGGAAAAGAGCAAATTGATTTTCATTTCCACAGACGGCATTTTCGGACGAGGAACAGGCTCTTATCGGGAAGAAGATCCGCCTGAGCCATTAGATGAGAGAAATCCGTTAGCTGCTTATTCGAATGCCAAAATACGAGGGGAAGCACGCATTCGAGAGCGGCATCCCAATCATGTCATCGTGCGAGTAGGCCCGATTTATGGTCGTAATGTGGTTGGACAATGGGATAAACGTGTCGCTTCGATGTGTGCAGACCTGAAAGCTGGTAGAGAAGTAAGCCGGTCAGGTAATTTGTACAAGACGTTTGTCCATGTGGAAGACGTGGGGAAGGCCATCCACGAATTGCTTCACGGCTCTTACCTCGGAACGCTTCATCTCGGTCCAGCACAGAAAGAGAGCTATTATTCTTTTTACAAAAAGATGGCTCTGGCATTAGGACTGAATGCGGATGGTGTAAAAGAAACCTTGTTAACAGAAGCGGACGCGCTAGGACGAGGGATTCCGTTGGATACTTCGTTGCGTACGAAAAAGGCGCATGAACGGCTACAGACCCGTTTTCGTTAG
- a CDS encoding nitroreductase family protein: protein MSISQPSQTIEHQPFFDVIQERRSVRSYNPEVKISREELAEILRQATLAPSAANLQPWRFLVIDTPELKQKLLPIAFNQQQVVEASAVIAVLGDLENIRMAEKIYGQAVDAGFMPADTAKSMVEHYTGMYSSMPPEAIRQIAYTDGGLVSMQLMLVARAKGYDTVPIGGYDKQKFMEAFRVSERYIPIILIAIGKASKPGHPTVRLAVDDVAFFNEMPKE, encoded by the coding sequence ATGTCCATTTCACAACCATCGCAAACGATCGAGCACCAACCTTTTTTCGATGTTATTCAAGAACGCCGGTCGGTTCGTAGTTATAATCCCGAGGTCAAAATTTCGCGGGAGGAATTGGCCGAAATACTGCGGCAAGCCACGTTGGCTCCTTCAGCGGCTAACCTGCAGCCGTGGCGGTTTCTCGTTATCGACACGCCGGAGCTGAAGCAGAAGCTGCTTCCGATCGCATTCAATCAACAACAAGTGGTCGAAGCTTCGGCTGTCATCGCCGTTCTAGGAGACCTTGAGAACATCCGGATGGCCGAGAAGATTTACGGTCAAGCGGTCGATGCGGGCTTCATGCCTGCGGATACGGCAAAATCGATGGTTGAACACTATACCGGCATGTATTCGAGCATGCCGCCCGAGGCCATCCGCCAAATCGCTTATACTGACGGCGGGCTAGTATCGATGCAACTCATGCTTGTCGCCCGGGCTAAAGGATACGACACGGTACCGATTGGCGGCTACGACAAACAAAAGTTCATGGAAGCTTTCCGCGTATCAGAACGCTACATTCCGATTATACTGATCGCCATCGGCAAGGCGTCGAAGCCCGGTCATCCGACGGTGAGGCTGGCAGTCGATGATGTAGCTTTCTTTAACGAAATGCCTAAGGAATAA
- a CDS encoding TetR/AcrR family transcriptional regulator: MRIKKNEADPRVIRTRRLLQDAFASLIQEKDFESITVRDIAERATVNRATFYAHFVDKFELLEAKLTESFMTIINHRISGHEVLNEETIQSIFLGVCDFHMSLSTMCQRSYKSLGPVFEIQIKEKIQATLHSFIDKDKMLSSPNAQFLINTASIMLSWGMYGAAYAWNNEGRLMSAETFVKQTMPLVMNGAKELLR; the protein is encoded by the coding sequence ATGAGAATAAAAAAGAATGAAGCTGATCCTCGTGTGATACGTACACGGCGACTCCTTCAAGACGCTTTTGCTTCATTAATTCAAGAAAAAGACTTTGAATCGATAACCGTTAGGGATATTGCAGAGCGGGCTACTGTTAACAGAGCGACTTTTTATGCGCACTTTGTAGATAAATTCGAACTTCTTGAGGCCAAACTAACGGAATCATTTATGACGATCATAAATCATAGAATAAGCGGTCACGAAGTATTAAATGAAGAAACCATTCAGAGTATTTTTCTGGGTGTATGCGATTTTCACATGAGTCTAAGCACTATGTGCCAAAGAAGCTATAAATCGCTTGGTCCTGTATTCGAAATTCAAATAAAGGAAAAAATTCAAGCGACACTTCATTCCTTTATAGACAAAGACAAGATGCTCTCGAGTCCAAACGCGCAATTCTTAATAAATACCGCTTCTATCATGTTAAGTTGGGGGATGTATGGGGCGGCTTACGCTTGGAACAATGAGGGGCGGCTAATGAGTGCGGAAACATTCGTTAAACAGACCATGCCCTTAGTGATGAACGGAGCCAAAGAACTGCTGAGATAG
- a CDS encoding MBL fold metallo-hydrolase, translated as MSTIEQITEHILIMHASHDTDRPILAAITGARKTLLIDAGNSPAHAALFRQELQRLGVRLPDLLILTHWHWDHTFGMSAWDLPTIAQAKTAHSLSKLMGLEWSDEVMEQLCKEKIINPSTMANIRKEYGMNRDLIRIVEPDILFDESITIDLGGVTCQVNRVGGDHSEDSCYVYVKEDQTLFLGDALGPSVYGGPRSYTASRFLRVLKQAYQSEATLFVESHGRPLDRAAFQKELRDWEQLALLTEQYGQNRERIVSEMCTFLQVSELPHAFSEALEWFMVGAASQ; from the coding sequence ATGTCCACGATCGAACAGATTACCGAGCATATCTTGATTATGCATGCAAGTCATGACACGGATCGCCCCATCCTAGCAGCCATTACAGGGGCCAGAAAAACCCTCTTGATTGATGCTGGAAATTCACCGGCGCATGCCGCGTTGTTTCGTCAGGAGTTGCAAAGGCTGGGCGTTCGTCTTCCAGATCTGCTCATACTGACTCATTGGCACTGGGATCATACATTCGGAATGTCAGCATGGGATTTACCTACCATCGCACAGGCAAAAACCGCACATTCATTGAGCAAACTGATGGGGCTGGAATGGTCGGATGAAGTCATGGAACAGCTCTGTAAGGAGAAGATCATCAATCCCAGCACGATGGCGAACATCAGAAAAGAGTACGGAATGAACCGGGACTTGATCCGAATAGTCGAGCCGGATATCCTATTCGATGAATCGATCACGATTGACCTTGGTGGCGTGACATGTCAGGTGAACCGTGTCGGAGGAGATCATTCGGAAGATTCGTGCTATGTGTACGTAAAAGAGGATCAAACGCTGTTCCTGGGAGATGCTTTGGGTCCCTCTGTCTATGGCGGACCGCGCAGTTATACAGCCTCCCGTTTTCTGCGCGTATTGAAGCAAGCGTACCAGTCTGAAGCAACCCTTTTCGTGGAATCGCACGGCCGGCCATTGGATCGAGCTGCCTTTCAAAAGGAACTTAGAGATTGGGAGCAGCTAGCTCTGCTCACAGAGCAATACGGGCAAAACAGAGAACGGATCGTAAGCGAGATGTGTACCTTCCTCCAGGTGTCAGAGCTTCCTCATGCATTTTCAGAAGCTCTCGAATGGTTTATGGTAGGGGCTGCCTCCCAATGA
- a CDS encoding DUF1273 domain-containing protein, with protein sequence MLKRLFVSGYKAHELGIFNEKNPGLAIIKKALKRELVRFLEEDLEWVIISGQLGVEMWTAETVLELKKEYPHLKLAVITPFLHQEEKWKEETQDYYRNIVTQADYINSVYQTPYQGVWQLGEKDKFLLSNSDGILLVYDEENEGSPKFLSKLAAKKTEMGDYQLFRINAYDLQTIAEEQQQELYNDHF encoded by the coding sequence ATGTTAAAACGTTTATTTGTTTCAGGATACAAGGCTCACGAGCTTGGCATTTTCAATGAAAAAAATCCGGGGTTAGCTATTATTAAGAAAGCATTAAAGCGAGAACTCGTAAGATTCCTTGAGGAAGATTTGGAATGGGTCATCATATCAGGTCAACTCGGGGTAGAAATGTGGACAGCCGAAACTGTTCTGGAATTGAAAAAGGAGTATCCACATCTAAAACTGGCGGTAATTACTCCGTTTTTGCATCAAGAGGAAAAGTGGAAAGAAGAAACCCAGGATTACTACCGAAATATTGTGACGCAAGCCGACTATATCAATAGTGTCTATCAAACACCTTATCAGGGAGTTTGGCAGCTTGGAGAGAAAGACAAATTCTTGCTATCCAATTCAGACGGTATCTTGTTAGTTTACGATGAAGAAAACGAAGGCTCCCCGAAATTTCTAAGTAAGCTCGCCGCAAAAAAAACGGAGATGGGCGATTATCAGTTATTTCGCATTAACGCATATGACCTACAGACCATTGCAGAGGAACAGCAGCAAGAGTTATACAATGACCATTTCTAA
- a CDS encoding nucleoside deaminase, with translation MDYMKLAVKKTMEGINNKLGGPFGAVVVKGDEIIAVCSNRMMADMDPSQHAEMVAIREACKTLGTMDLTGCEIYATCEPCPMCVGAIIWSGIKVVHYCSTAEDAHENGFSDKHLRDYFSGKDKSVLNMIKVEKREDCDQLFTHFHRLNKD, from the coding sequence ATGGATTACATGAAGCTGGCAGTGAAAAAAACGATGGAAGGCATAAACAACAAGCTCGGCGGACCTTTTGGAGCGGTTGTCGTGAAAGGGGACGAGATCATCGCCGTTTGCAGCAATCGCATGATGGCAGATATGGACCCGTCTCAGCACGCAGAGATGGTAGCCATTCGCGAAGCGTGCAAGACGCTGGGCACGATGGATTTGACAGGCTGCGAAATTTATGCGACTTGCGAGCCTTGCCCGATGTGCGTTGGTGCCATCATTTGGTCTGGCATCAAGGTCGTTCATTACTGCTCGACTGCGGAGGATGCACATGAGAACGGTTTTTCGGATAAGCATCTTCGCGACTATTTTTCCGGTAAGGATAAGAGTGTTTTGAACATGATCAAAGTGGAGAAGCGTGAGGACTGCGATCAGTTGTTTACCCACTTTCATCGGCTGAACAAAGACTAA
- the arcC gene encoding carbamate kinase: MEKLVIVAIGGNSLVKDNGRNTIQDQYEAVCETAANIADMVQEGYNVVVTHGNGPQVGFALQRCEIANEVSGMPTIPLVNCVADTQGGIGYQIQQALTNEFAKRGINKKVASVITQVEVSKDDPNFENPTKPVGSFFTLEQAEEMRKEHPDWVFIEDSGRGYRRVVPSPKPIDIVEKDAIKSLIEAGYVVVAVGGGGIPVVKSGENTYDGIDAVIDKDFATSLLAEQIDAQTLIITTGVPQVCINFGKPNQKALERITVEETKQYVREEHFAKGSMLPKIEASLSFLEKNGSSVIITNPESLKDAITNKAGTHIVK, from the coding sequence GTGGAAAAACTCGTTATTGTTGCAATCGGCGGCAACTCATTAGTTAAGGATAATGGTCGCAACACGATTCAAGACCAGTATGAAGCCGTATGTGAAACCGCAGCAAATATTGCAGATATGGTGCAAGAAGGGTACAACGTTGTCGTTACGCACGGCAACGGACCGCAGGTTGGATTTGCTTTGCAAAGATGCGAAATCGCCAATGAAGTGTCCGGAATGCCTACGATCCCGCTGGTCAATTGCGTGGCGGATACGCAAGGCGGAATCGGCTACCAAATCCAGCAAGCACTCACCAACGAATTTGCCAAAAGAGGAATCAACAAAAAGGTTGCGAGCGTCATCACACAGGTAGAAGTCAGCAAGGATGATCCGAACTTCGAAAATCCAACGAAGCCAGTCGGCTCCTTCTTCACGCTGGAGCAGGCGGAAGAGATGCGCAAAGAGCATCCGGACTGGGTATTTATCGAGGATTCTGGTCGCGGCTACAGAAGAGTGGTTCCTTCTCCAAAGCCAATCGATATCGTGGAAAAAGACGCAATCAAATCGTTGATCGAAGCGGGATATGTGGTAGTCGCTGTTGGCGGCGGCGGTATTCCGGTTGTGAAATCGGGTGAAAATACGTACGATGGGATTGATGCTGTCATCGACAAAGATTTTGCAACCAGCTTGCTGGCAGAGCAAATCGATGCACAGACATTGATCATCACGACAGGTGTTCCGCAGGTATGCATTAACTTCGGCAAGCCGAATCAAAAGGCACTGGAGCGCATTACGGTAGAGGAAACAAAGCAATACGTTCGTGAAGAGCATTTCGCAAAAGGCAGCATGCTGCCAAAAATTGAGGCCAGCCTGAGCTTTTTGGAGAAAAACGGTTCAAGCGTAATCATTACGAACCCGGAGAGCTTAAAGGATGCGATTACGAACAAAGCAGGGACACACATCGTAAAATAA
- a CDS encoding cytosine permease, whose amino-acid sequence MGQANVKESYEEFKSYGYADDILPKTSENRDWGTFNYVTVWMGAVHNLMSYMTVAGFFVLGLSVPQVLWAVMIAALIVSAGYVLNGYAGQKYGIGYSMLLRSSFGVKGSIIPAICRGLIAGVVFFGTKTIIGAQSFNVIFEKIFPGYMNMVPGFDFLGLDFPTMLSYVILWVITVGLFLGGMKILSLFSKWSSPIIYIFIVGAAIWAISVAGGFGPIFAYAPAKPMENWLVFIACVSALVSNWGGPIVNIADLTQRAKHPKAPMIGLPLGMIASYILFGITCVGLLVGTQIAFGIKDFNVVAAIDQIGNPVAVIILLLALNIGSTSYVVFGNLLPSGLQMTALLPKMFTVKSAAILTAVLGTVILPWKLVNGTAALYMFYSFIGSMYGPITGIMLVSFFIERKRKLDLSAIYVKPGENGEYKNGINMVACGVLIVSFLITLSGSFLPNVPLLANISKSAFLSGSIISSVLYALCYKWNKPSTITQSETTAKVS is encoded by the coding sequence ATGGGACAGGCAAACGTAAAGGAATCATATGAAGAATTCAAGTCCTATGGATACGCGGACGATATTTTGCCAAAGACTTCCGAAAATCGAGATTGGGGCACCTTTAACTACGTGACCGTATGGATGGGCGCTGTGCATAATCTCATGTCGTACATGACGGTAGCCGGATTCTTTGTCCTCGGATTATCCGTTCCGCAAGTCTTGTGGGCAGTCATGATTGCTGCCTTGATTGTTTCGGCTGGCTATGTGTTGAATGGCTATGCAGGACAGAAGTACGGGATTGGCTATTCGATGCTGTTGCGCAGCTCCTTTGGTGTAAAAGGCTCGATCATTCCTGCTATATGTCGTGGGCTTATCGCTGGGGTTGTGTTTTTTGGGACAAAAACAATTATTGGCGCACAATCCTTTAATGTCATTTTTGAGAAAATATTCCCTGGCTATATGAATATGGTTCCAGGCTTTGATTTTCTCGGATTAGATTTCCCGACCATGCTTTCTTATGTGATCCTCTGGGTCATTACAGTTGGATTATTTTTAGGTGGAATGAAAATTCTCAGTCTGTTTAGTAAATGGTCTTCACCGATCATCTATATTTTCATTGTAGGTGCAGCGATTTGGGCGATCAGCGTTGCTGGCGGATTTGGTCCAATCTTTGCTTATGCTCCTGCCAAACCGATGGAGAATTGGCTTGTATTTATCGCATGTGTAAGTGCATTGGTATCGAACTGGGGTGGCCCGATTGTAAATATTGCAGACCTTACGCAAAGGGCAAAACACCCGAAAGCTCCGATGATTGGTCTGCCGCTTGGAATGATTGCATCCTACATCCTGTTTGGAATTACGTGTGTAGGATTGTTGGTTGGAACGCAAATTGCGTTTGGCATCAAAGACTTTAATGTCGTCGCTGCCATTGATCAAATTGGGAATCCTGTTGCCGTCATTATCTTGTTGCTGGCACTGAATATAGGTTCGACGAGCTATGTTGTGTTTGGAAATTTGCTTCCATCTGGACTGCAAATGACAGCGCTTCTTCCGAAAATGTTTACAGTGAAATCAGCGGCTATCTTGACCGCTGTATTGGGGACTGTCATTTTACCTTGGAAGCTGGTGAATGGTACGGCCGCGCTGTATATGTTCTATAGTTTTATCGGCTCCATGTACGGTCCAATTACGGGGATCATGCTAGTCAGCTTCTTCATTGAAAGAAAGAGAAAGCTAGATTTATCTGCGATCTACGTAAAACCAGGTGAAAACGGAGAATACAAAAACGGCATTAATATGGTGGCATGCGGCGTATTGATCGTCAGCTTCTTGATTACGCTATCCGGCTCTTTCTTGCCAAATGTGCCACTATTGGCAAACATCAGCAAGTCCGCATTCCTTAGCGGGTCGATCATATCCAGCGTTTTGTATGCGCTGTGCTATAAATGGAACAAGCCAAGCACGATCACGCAGAGTGAAACAACTGCAAAAGTATCTTAA